A region of Laspinema palackyanum D2c DNA encodes the following proteins:
- a CDS encoding tetratricopeptide repeat protein — protein sequence MRLPCYNSQENYQLATEFYEPALMIRWELNDREGLGNTLHHLGLAYYRLEQYDRAEEYLFAAIEVGEKLYPSLTDDQKISLF from the coding sequence ATGCGCTTACCCTGCTACAACAGCCAAGAAAACTATCAACTCGCCACAGAATTCTATGAGCCAGCCTTGATGATTCGGTGGGAATTAAACGATAGAGAAGGATTGGGTAATACCCTCCATCACTTAGGATTAGCTTACTATCGGTTGGAACAGTATGACCGGGCAGAAGAATATTTATTCGCCGCCATTGAAGTCGGAGAAAAATTGTATCCCAGCTTAACCGATGACCAAAAAATATCATTATTTTAA
- a CDS encoding IS4 family transposase — MLKTLYQKVLRIHLSESQTQTLELLVLMLQSYRQVRLSTLANIFPQPIQYKSRVKSLQRFLQLPQLSAKLLWFPIIKAALKSEFREKHLNRAQRRKRSKLRFKTKNYVAVALDRTQWRDRNLLMVTIIWGNHALPIYWELLPKLGSSSFREQKRVLGPVLALLKPYPVVVIGDREFHSAKLADWLRVRSIDVVFRQKKSAFVATSCQRGKSLKTQGFKSGESHFFTDVTFQKSEPIQGFNLGVYWEKSHRGKKVKEPWYLLTTISNPKLVKELYQARWGIEMMFRDCKSGGYNMESTRVDSTRFLALVLLITFAYWLATNSGHELKSNHLVPYLGRSEKTPNNFPHHSIFWLGLSGYAWSQSLLFWQEEMLALMALKPHKAQNFRQGLNALSLVQQLV, encoded by the coding sequence ATGCTAAAGACATTATATCAAAAGGTATTACGAATCCATTTGAGCGAGAGTCAAACACAGACCTTAGAACTCTTAGTTTTGATGCTTCAAAGTTATCGGCAAGTCAGATTATCAACCCTTGCCAATATTTTTCCACAACCCATTCAATATAAGAGTCGCGTCAAAAGTCTTCAACGATTTCTGCAACTCCCCCAACTTTCGGCGAAGTTGCTCTGGTTTCCTATAATCAAGGCCGCTTTAAAATCCGAATTCAGAGAAAAACATTTAAATAGAGCGCAACGGAGAAAGCGCTCAAAATTAAGATTTAAAACCAAAAATTATGTAGCGGTTGCTCTCGACCGCACTCAATGGAGAGACCGTAATCTCCTGATGGTCACGATAATTTGGGGAAATCATGCTTTACCAATATATTGGGAGCTACTCCCAAAGTTAGGCAGTAGCTCTTTCCGGGAACAGAAACGGGTATTAGGGCCGGTGCTGGCCCTTCTAAAACCTTATCCGGTTGTAGTGATAGGAGACAGAGAATTTCATAGCGCTAAACTCGCAGACTGGCTCAGGGTAAGGAGTATAGACGTTGTATTCCGCCAGAAAAAGAGTGCTTTTGTAGCCACTTCATGCCAGAGAGGTAAGTCTTTAAAAACCCAAGGATTTAAATCGGGAGAATCCCATTTTTTCACTGATGTAACCTTTCAAAAATCTGAGCCTATTCAGGGATTCAATCTAGGAGTTTATTGGGAAAAAAGTCATCGAGGCAAAAAGGTGAAAGAACCGTGGTATTTACTAACTACGATTTCTAACCCTAAGCTGGTTAAAGAACTTTATCAAGCGCGATGGGGTATCGAAATGATGTTTAGAGATTGTAAAAGTGGCGGCTATAATATGGAATCTACTCGGGTGGATTCAACCCGATTTTTGGCCTTGGTTTTGTTGATTACTTTCGCTTATTGGTTAGCGACTAATTCGGGTCATGAGTTGAAATCTAACCACTTAGTACCTTACCTCGGTCGTAGCGAAAAAACTCCGAATAATTTTCCCCATCATAGTATTTTTTGGCTCGGATTATCGGGTTATGCTTGGAGCCAGTCCCTCCTTTTCTGGCAAGAAGAGATGTTAGCATTGATGGCCCTTAAGCCTCATAAAGCTCAGAATTTCCGGCAAGGACTAAATGCTCTATCCCTTGTACAGCAATTGGTCTAG